One segment of Rosa chinensis cultivar Old Blush chromosome 6, RchiOBHm-V2, whole genome shotgun sequence DNA contains the following:
- the LOC112174577 gene encoding uncharacterized protein LOC112174577 produces the protein MLRNLRRLCSRLRWPSRRRSRSKVVIKRFWKTDSKSQFEHEPTSNGSSSATVHPNGQLGGSETEKSRPIRVATFNAALFSMAPAIPTPEKIEQDENGVKVVKNINSRAKSASDRPKSILKQSPLHPNLMNNSENQKTQQKFVKSKLRVSINLPDNEISLLKSRQLSFAEGREVDDSSSSFSPSRVSRGKGPMKPSLSFPNNIGNGGGGDNGDYCRSHRTVLEVLRELDADILALQDVKAEEEKEMKPLSDLAAALGMNYVFAESWAPEYGNAILSKWPIKRSKVQKIFDDTDFRNVLKATIDVPQAGEVNFHCTHLDHLDENWRMRQINAIIQSSNEPHILAGGLNSLEESDYSQERWTDIVKYYEEMGKPTPKVEVMRYLKSKQYTDAKDFEGEYESVVMIAKGQSVQGTCKYGTRVDYILASSNSPYKFVPGSYSVFSSKGTSDHHIVRVDVIKSDSGCDPGNVSRRGQRKQKVIKISETTPSKGIWKTEIRSEG, from the exons ATGCTCAGAAACCTCCGCCGCCTCTGCTCCCGTCTCCGGTGGCCGTCCCGCCGCCGGTCCCGGAGCAAAGTCGTCATCAAACGGTTCTGGAAAACGGACTCCAAGTCCCAATTCGAGCACGAACCCACTTCCAACGGCTCGTCGTCTGCGACGGTTCACCCGAACGGCCAGCTGGGCGGGTCGGAAACTGAGAAGTCCAGGCCTATTCGGGTCGCCACTTTCAACGCCGCCCTGTTCTCAATGGCGCCGGCTATTCCGACGCCGGAGAAAATCGAGCAAGACGAAAATGGCGTCAAGGTCGTAAAGAACATAAATTCCAGAGCCAAATCGGCGTCTGACCGACCCAAGAGTATCTTAAAGCAGTCGCCTTTACACCCAAATTTGATGAACAACTCAGAGAATCAAAAAACCCAACAGAAATTTGTGAAATCCAAGTTGAGGGTATCGATCAATTTGCCGGATAATGAAATCTCATTACTGAAAAGCAGACAGTTGAGCTTTGCTGAAGGGAGAGAAGTTGAcgattcttcatcttctttttccCCAAGTAGAGTTTCAAGAGGAAAAGGTCCAATGAAGCCTAGTTTGAGCTTTCCTAATAATATCGGgaacggtggtggtggtgataatGGAGATTACTGTAGAAGCCACAGAACTGTTCTTGAGGTTCTGAGAGAATTGGATGCTGACATTTTGGCTCTGCAAGATGTGAAAGCCGAGGAGGAGAAGGAAATGAAGCCTCTTTCGGATTTGGCCGCCGCTTTGGGGATGAATTATGTCTTCGCCGAGAGTTGGGCGCCGGAGTACGGCAACGCCATCTTGTCAAAATGGCCGATAAAACGGTCTAAGGTTCAGAAAATCTTTGATGACACTGATTTCAG GAACGTTCTAAAAGCCACCATTGATGTACCCCAAGCCGGAGAAGTCAACTTCCACTGCACCCACCTTGATCATCTTGATGAGAACTGGAGGATGAGACAGATTAACGCTATAATCCAATCGAGCAATGAGCCTCACATCTTGGCTGGAGGTCTCAATTCACTAGAGGAATCGGATTATTCTCAAGAAAGATGGACTGACATTGTAAAG TATTATGAGGAGATGGGAAAACCAACACCTAAGGTCGAAGTAATGAGATACTTGAAGAGCAAGCAGTATACAGATGCCAAGGACTTTGAAGGAGAATATGAGTCGGTAGTTATGATTGCCAAAGGCCAAA GTGTGCAGGGGACATGTAAGTATGGAACACGGGTAGATTACATATTGGCGTCCTCAAATTCGCCCTACAAGTTTGTTCCCGGATCATACTCTGTCTTCTCATCCAAAGGGACATCTGATCATCATATAGTAAGAGTTGATGTGATCAAATCGGATAGTGGTTGTGATCCAGGAAATGTCTCCAGACGAGGGCAACGGAAACAGAAAGTTATAAAGATATCGGAGACTACTCCATCAAAAGGTATATGGAAAACAGAGATAAGATCGGAAGGATAG
- the LOC112172051 gene encoding probable indole-3-acetic acid-amido synthetase GH3.6, producing the protein MTDEELLKNVNDSTLNATRHQHEALSSILHQNGTVRYLQPHLPHHNAPLDAATFRRAVPLSTYDDYADVITQMAETSLDHQQPLLSVDPLLCFFYSSGTSSPRPKLIPYFDSKLSKAASYIAHQGSSAILRRLFPPRPSVNKILWLIYADDVTTTRGGVKVMAASTYPLQSGNASWSQFSFVVSPREVILGSNVEHQMYCHLLCGIRNCDLLDAIRAPYAVGLIKVFSLLESKWEQLCRNLEDGFPSLEISDSAMRDSVIEVLGGPQVDLAKRVRAVCEGNNWGGIVSKLWPNVRYVRCVTTGSMQQYYPKLKYYAGEIPLLGGDYFASECCVGINLDIMQPPDKTRFVLLPTAAYFEFLPFDMNEAEATGRETVDISGVEVGKMYEVVVTTYRGFYRYHLGDVVRVVGFYNLSPLVEFVMRAPKGPGEIITERDLMSAMQSFQLMFENVTATEITEFASFLDMELSPKQLKVFVEAREGSSLMQEESVVALRRCYSSLEDGLGGIYKVQRDRGEAGPLILSVVKPGSFDRLSQVAIANGASAGQYKPPKIIRNREVVHFLEGFTVVTIS; encoded by the exons ATGACTGACGAAGAACTCCTAAAGAACGTCAACGACTCCACCCTCAACGCCACGCGTCACCAGCACGAAGCTCTCAGTTCCATACTCCACCAAAACGGCACCGTCCGCTACCTCCAGCCTCACCTCCCACACCACAATGCCCCGCTCGACGCCGCCACCTTCCGCCGCGCCGTACCTCTATCAACCTACGACGACTACGCTGACGTCATCACTCAAATGGCCGAGACCTCACTCGATCATCAACAGCCTCTCCTCTCCGTCGATCCCCTGCTCTGCTTCTTCTACAG CTCCGGGACGAGTTCACCGAGGCCAAAGTTGATACCTTACTTCGATTCCAAGCTCTCAAAAGCCGCCTCCTACATAGCTCACCAAGGCAGTTCTGCAATTCTCAGGAG GTTGTTTCCTCCAAGGCCCTCGGTGAATAAGATACTATGGCTTATATATGCTGATGATGTGACAACTACTAGAGGCGGTGTTAAGGTCATGGCTGCTTCTACATACCCTTTGCAGAGTGGTAATGCAAGTTGGTCTCAGTTCAGCTTTGTAGTTAGTCCTAGGGAAGTCATTCTTGGGTCCAATGTGGAGCACCAAATGTATTGCCATCTTCTTTGTGGCATTAGGAACTGTGATTTACTTGATGCGATTCGAGCCCCCTATGCTGTGGGATTGATCAAAGTGTTTAGCCTTTTAGAGTCAAAGTGGGAGCAGCTGTGTCGCAATCTTGAAGATGGGTTCCCAAGTTTGGAGATTTCTGATAGTGCAATGAGGGATTCTGTTATTGAGGTTCTCGGTGGGCCTCAAGTGGACTTGGCAAAGAGAGTTCGAGCAGTATGTGAGGGGAACAATTGGGGTGGGATTGTGAGCAAGTTATGGCCAAATGTTCGGTATGTTAGGTGTGTTACCACTGGAAGTATGCAGCAGTATTATCCAAAACTTAAGTATTATGCTGGAGAGATACCTTTGTTGGGAGGGGACTACTTTGCTTCAGAATGCTGTGTTGGGATTAACTTGGACATCATGCAACCTCCCGATAAAACCCGATTCGTGTTGCTTCCAACTGCAGCGTATTTTGAGTTTCTTCCATTTGATATGAATGAGGCTGAGGCTACTGGTAGAGAAACAGTTGATATTTCTGGTGTTGAAGTGGGGAAGATGTATGAAGTGGTTGTCACTACTTACAGAGGATTTTACAGATACCATCTGGGTGATGTAGTGAGGGTTGTTGGTTTCTATAATTTATCTCCACTGGTGGAATTTGTGATGAGAGCACCGAAAGGTCCTGGTGAGATTATAACTGAGAGGGACTTGATGTCTGCAATGCAAAGTTTTCAGCTTATGTTTGAAAATGTGACGGCAACAGAGATTACAGAGTTTGCAAGTTTCTTGGACATGGAGTTGAGCCCTAAACAGTTGAAGGTGTTTGTAGAAGCTAGAGAGGGAAGCAGTCTTATGCAGGAAGAGTCAGTTGTAGCTCTGAGGAGGTGTTATTCCTCCCTTGAGGATGGTTTGGGAGGCATTTACAAGGTGCAGAGAGATAGGGGTGAAGCAGGTCCTTTGATATTATCTGTTGTAAAGCCTGGCAGCTTTGATAGACTATCACAAGTAGCCATTGCAAACGGAGCATCAGCTGGTCAGTATAAGCCTCCCAAGATCATAAGAAATCGTGAAGTTGTTCACTTCCTTGAAGGATTTACTGTTGTTACCATATCTTGA
- the LOC112173933 gene encoding sugar transporter ERD6-like 7, with translation MASREENSAHHEVRKPLVDGGLDHGTKEDQWMVYMSTFVAVCGSYEFGCCVGYSSPTQSAIREDLNLSLAQFSMFGAILTFGAMIGAITIGPITDFIGRKGALRFSSVVCVAGWLAIYFSKGALLLDIGRMAKGYGMGAFSYVVPIFVAEIAPKHLRGSLTALNQLMIVAGVSVSFVIGVVVSWRTLALIGLIPCAVTIFGLFFIPESPRWLAKTGNQKDFEDALQKLRGRDANISQEAEEIQDYIATLDRLPKAKLLDLFERRYSRSLIISVGLMICQQLGGINGVCFYVSNIFEQAGFSSSLGTIIYAVLQVVVTGIGAAIMDKAGRKPLILTSATGLLLGCVLTAISFFLKVHQLSAEAVPILAVTGILVFIGSFSIGMGAVPWVLMSEIFPINIKGQAGSFATLVNWFGAWLCSYTFNFLMSWSSYGTFILYAIINALAILFVIVMVPETKGRTLEQIQASINT, from the exons ATGGCCAGTCGTGAAGAGAATTCTGCACATCATGAGGTAAGAAAGCCACTCGTGGATGGAGGATTGGATCATGGAACCAAAGAGGATCAATGGATGGTGTACATGAGCACATTCGTCGCAGTTTGCGGCTCTTATGAATTCGGATGCTGT GTGGGTTATTCTTCGCCTACGCAATCAGCCATTAGGGAAGATCTCAATTTATCATTAGCACAG TTTTCAATGTTCGGAGCCATCTTGACATTCGGTGCAATGATAGGTGCTATCACAATCGGGCCGATCACTGATTTTATTGGTCGAAAAGGG GCGTTGAGATTTTCCAGTGTTGTCTGTGTTGCAGGTTGGCTTGCCATTTACTTTTCCAAG GGAGCTTTGCTTCTGGACATTGGGAGAATGGCAAAAGGATATGGAATGGGAGCCTTTTCATACGTG GTACCTATATTTGTTGCTGAAATTGCACCCAAACATCTTCGAGGAAGTCTAACTGCTTTGAATCAG ttGATGATCGTTGCTGGAGTGTCAGTGTCCTTCGTAATTGGGGTAGTAGTAAGTTGGAGGACTTTAGCATTAATTG GACTTATTCCCTGTGCTGTGACCATTTTTGGTCTGTTTTTTATTCCCGAGTCTCCAAGATGGTTG GCAAAGACAGGAAACCAAAAAGATTTTGAAGATGCACTGCAGAAACTTCGTGGCAGAGATGCCAACATATCTCAAGAAGCAGAAGAAATCCAG GATTATATAGCAACTCTTGACCGGCTCCCTAAAGCCAAATTGCTGGATCTGTTTGAAAGGAGATACTCACGCTCTCTCATT ATATCAGTTGGCTTGATGATCTGTCAACAATTGGGAGGAATAAACGGGGTCTGTTTCTATGTCAGCAATATTTTTGAGCAAGCAG GATTTTCTTCCAGCTTGGGAACTATAATCTACGCTGTTCTTCAG GTTGTGGTTACTGGCATTGGTGCAGCCATAATGGATAAAGCTGGAAGAAAGCCTCTAATTTTG ACTTCTGCAACAGGGTTGTTGCTTGGTTGCGTCCTGACTGCCATTTCATTCTTTCTGAAG GTTCATCAACTGTCAGCCGAGGCAGTTCCCATACTTGCAGTAACTGGCATATTG GTATTCATAGGATCCTTTTCAATAGGAATGGGAGCAGTTCCATGGGTTCTGATGTCAGAG ATATTCCCTATAAATATTAAAGGACAGGCAGGAAGCTTTGCAACCCTAGTGAACTGGTTTGGTGCTTGGTTGTGCTCCTATACTTTCAACTTTCTTATGAGTTGGAGCTCCTACG GTACCTTTATTCTGTACGCAATAATCAATGCTCTGGCCATATTGTTCGTGATTGTGATGGTACCTGAGACAAAGGGTAGAACCCTGGAACAAATCCAAGCATCCATTAACACCTAA